The sequence ACCAGTAATGGCATAAAAAGAATAGAAGATAGTTTATCTAGTCAACTCATTTAATACCTTTTTAATCGCATCAAAATCTGGCACATCCCCGGCATTTTCCAAAACCTCAGCATATTGAATCACTCCATCTCCATCAATCACAAAAGCCGAACGTTTGGATACGCCTTTCATTCCCCACGCAAAGTTTTCATAAAGAGCTCCATAGGCTGTTGAAACTTCTTTGTTAAAATCAGATAGTAAAAGAAAAGTAAGGCTCTGATCTTTTTTGAACCTATCCAGTACATAAGGTGAATCTACAGAAATAGCAACCACCTCTGTATTGAGATCTGTATACTCCCCTATATTGTCGCGCATGCTACATAGCTCAGCAGTACATACACTGCTAAATGCCAGAGGAAAAAATAAAACCACAAGATTTTTTCCTTTATAATCATCCAGTGAAACTTCTTTTTTGTCTGAATTTGCAGACTTAAAATCAGAAGATACTAATTTAAAAAATGGAGCTTTATCGCCTTTCTGAAGTGCCATACGAAAGAAAACAGGTTGATAGGTAAAACAAAAGAATATGAGGTACAATAAGCGTATTTATGACTCTGTGACTCTCAGATAAACAACTACATCCTATTGATATTATTATACAGCTGATATATACAAAAG is a genomic window of Xanthocytophaga agilis containing:
- a CDS encoding peroxiredoxin, which encodes MALQKGDKAPFFKLVSSDFKSANSDKKEVSLDDYKGKNLVVLFFPLAFSSVCTAELCSMRDNIGEYTDLNTEVVAISVDSPYVLDRFKKDQSLTFLLLSDFNKEVSTAYGALYENFAWGMKGVSKRSAFVIDGDGVIQYAEVLENAGDVPDFDAIKKVLNELTR